From the Cryptomeria japonica chromosome 2, Sugi_1.0, whole genome shotgun sequence genome, one window contains:
- the LOC131050171 gene encoding uncharacterized protein At4g15970-like, which yields MAHMDLTRREKILGVICCVLFFLVLLSNKPLFDPVISNVFTFQGKLKDHNTDELTLALSRASMPNRTVIITTVNTAWMEPGGIFELFMRSFEIGEGTRPLLNNLLVVAHDEKAFNACTQIHPHCYRLKTPGVDFSGESFYMTGDYLKMTRSKILLLTNVLRRGYHFLFSDSDILWFRNPFQRFSTDSDFEMSTDRYFGDPEEMRNWENTGFMMFRSNNRTVEMMEMWNNATYTRPSLNDQDVWNDIKLSENITQLGLRVRFLDTQYFSGFCESGTDLGVVCTMHANCCKGSKAKIHDLTEALEDWTSFQSSGLNSTNVHWRVREECIHS from the exons ATGGCTCATATGGATTTAACCAGGAGAGAGAAGATTTTGGGTGTAATCTGCTGCGTTTTGTTTTTCCTTGTATTGCTTTCCAATAAGCCACTTTTCGATCCAGTCATCTCCAATGTCTTCACATTTCAAGGAAAGCTGAAGGATCACAATACA GACGAGCTGACATTAGCTCTGAGCAGGGCTTCCATGCCCAACAGGACTGTGATAATAACCACAGTGAACACAGCATGGATGGAGCCAGGCGGAATTTTCGAGTTGTTTATGAGGAGCTTTGAAATCGGGGAAGGAACTCGACCACTGCTCAACAATCTGCTGGTTGTTGCCCATGATGAAAAGGCATTCAATGCCTGCACACAAATCCATCCTCACTGCTATCGATTGAAGACTCCAGGAGTTGATTTCTCAGGGGAGAGCTTCTACATGACAGGGGATTACTTGAAGATGACGAGGTCTAAAATCCTCTTGCTCACCAATGTGCTACGCAGAGGCTACCATTTTCTTTTCTCT GATTCAGATATACTGTGGTTTAGAAACCCATTTCAGAGATTCTCAACAGATTCAGATTTCGAAATGTCAACTGATAGATATTTTGGTGATCCTGAGGAAATGAGAAATTGGGAGAATACAGGATTCATGATGTTCCGTTCGAACAATAGGACTGTTGAGATGATGGAGATGTGGAACAATGCTACATATACTAGGCCTTCCTTGAATGACCAAGATGTCTGGAATGATATAAAATTGTCTGAGAACATTACTCAATTGGGTCTGAGAGTGCGCTTCCTGGACACACAGTATTTTAGTGGGTTTTGTGAATCTGGCACAGATCTAGGTGTAGTGTGCACCATGCATGCAAATTGTTGTAAAGGATCCAAGGCCAAGATTCATGATTTGACAGAAGCTCTTGAAGATTGGACCTCTTTTCAATCCAGTGGATTGAATAGCACAAATGTGCATTGGAGAGTTAGGGAGGAATGCATACATTCTTGA